The genomic region gggacaccccctgccccacCGGGCCCAGCCGCCCCCTGACTCTGCCTTCTCCCCCGCCGCCGGCGGACAGAGCCCGGGTCGGAAGAGCGCCCCCCGCCGAGGCCAGGCTCCAGACCCGCCTCCGCAGAGAGGTCCCAGCCGGCTCccagccccccgccgccgccgcccgccgccgcttccGTCCGCACCTCCAGCCCCACCATTCAGCGCGCAAGATACCCGCCAGGTAAGCTGCCGCTCCACGGGGCCAGGCGGCCCGGCTCCTCCCGGGAGAGGacgaggaggagaagggggatgAGGGGGGAAGGGTGTGCGAGGGCTCCTGCCGCGGTCCCTACCCTTCCCAAATCCCTCTGGCATCATCGGCCTTCGACGTACTCCCCGTACCGGGGCCGCGGAGTGTTTAAATCCCAAAAGGCTCAGGCCAGCGCTTTAACAGCGCTTCTAGCGATGCCATGCCTGGGCACAAGTGGGTTGTGAGCCCTCAGCCAAAGACCTGCCGGCTTTCGAAGGGAAAATTAGTGGGATGTTAGTGTCCCTGTGAGGAGTCCGGCTTGCTGGGCGTTAAGCTGAGCATCCCTTGTATCGAGCTTTTGCAAAGACAGCAGAATAATAAGCTAACAGCCCTGATTTTTGTGCCCATTCATTTGGGCGTTGATGACAGGTTGCTCTTCAATGCGCCTCctatggggcttttttttttttagtatcgttgggtaaggaagaaaaaaatcccaggttATTTACTTTGCAGAGTAATTAATATTGGTGCCCTAAGTGGAAAAGTAAGGGTTAGAATTAGTCGGTCAAGTGCAATGGCAAAAAGCGAGGTAGGAGGAGTCCCAGAGAGCCGACCAGACCTTTAGGTTGGGgatattttttctgtcttcaggTCGGACTGATTTTagatttctgttttcttattcCACTTTGCACAGAATTCAGTGACATAACGCTGTTatgcttagagaaaaaaaaaaaaaggcaaactgatCTGTTTACCTGAACTACTCATTTTCTGAGCTAGGAAAAAAACCTTTTCCCTTCATAGAGTTTTGTATCAACACGTCCACTTGTGACATTTTCTGTCCACTCATTCAGTTGTGTTTCTCAGTCAGTTCTCAGTGGAGGTGTGTGGAAGGAATTTATCTCGCCTTTTAATTGATCAAGCACTGGTCAGTACGTCTTAACAGACGGTCCTTAAACTAACAAATGACAGTAATAGGAATTGCCATGAAATGTGGACGTGTGGAATGACATGGACAGAAATTGATAGGGAAAAAGAGAACGgtagaaaaatacataaataacacTGTGAGGCAAGGCTTATGTTGTCCTGCTTTTTAAGTGTTTGGATTTGCAAGCAAGAAGGTCTTAACTTCAGAAAACAATGCTATTTTCTTCtcacttttaaaagtttttttccagaagaagaaAGATCTGAGTGGTTTGTGACAGTATGATAATTAAAATCTGGTTCTTACCTTAAATATGTTTGTCTGcaaagcaggaaggaaagaatTAAAGGTTGATTTAACACAAATTATTTGTATTCTTATATGCCAGGCTCAagtgaaaattttaaaattataactgAAGGGAGTTcttaaaatactgagaaaaacCCCACTGTTTGCAAGGCAGATTTTAGTATTGTTTCTCAAATGCTTTTGGAATATAAATTGCCACTATTAAGAAGATATGAACTGCTCTTAATTTTGATATACATTTTCTTCATGTttacttttctcttctctttatgAGAGAATTTATACTAATTGGTGCATTTTATTCCTCTGCTGTGGAACTGATATACACCAAGCACTTTTAGTTTGGGTTGCAAATATTGGGCTAGAATCTCACAGTGTTTAGTCAGGCAAACCTCAGATGGATTGCAGAATTTGGTCCATTATTTCCTGAGACCAGCAAAGGAAATAGCAAACTAGGagtaaaagtaaaagaaaaaaaaaaaatcacatctttgtAGCCAGGCACTGTGTTGCTTCAACCATCCGAGCTATCAATGAACCGCATTAACTTTGATGACTAATGGATAAAAACAATTGTGTTAGCAGCCTCAACCTTTCccataaaaacagaaacaaataccACACATGTTTTCTCTTACAGTTTTGCAAATTTAAGAATATGTTGTACCACCCACTTTTTTTAGGAGAAAGTTCTACCACATATAAACCTTAAAACTATTATTTAGACAACAACCTTAAATTATTAGCTGACCAGAAATATGCTTGAAAGGCCCGGAGTTGAATAAGCAAAACTGATGTTTGCAAGTCATAAGCATCAAACACGGTGATTTGAGTCATTCCTCTGACATGTACTGCAGAtgctgtttcttttaaaataaatatcattTTCAATATTATGCATTTGATAATCTCGTTTGCCCTTCATGAAAATTTTATGGCACAGTTGCACGCATACAGAGATAGATTTAGAGCCATAAACTGTTTTCATTCTGCTTATCTAATTCTCATTGACACCTATGTATATTAAGCAGCAGATGTAGGGCAGCTTGAGATGGCTTCTTCTCTCGGTGACACTGGTATAAATTTGAGTTGCTCCCATGACTAGATGAGAACAGGATTCCTAATACTTAATGCTTAGGTGATCATCAATGCATATTTCTTGTTGAAAGGCAAAGACTCGAGGCTAATTTATATGTCCCCATCCAGAAGAGAGTGGGAGTCGGGTGTCTAATTGAGCTCCGTGAaatgtgggaaagcttttaggaAAGAAGTTCGCGAGGGCTAGGGCCATGGCCTCGGCACGCTGGGCTTGTTGTTGACGTCCCCCTTTGCCCTTGCAGATATGCCCTGTGTGCAAGCGCAGTATAGCCCTTCGCCGCCCGGTTCAAATTATGCAGCTCAGACCTACGCGTATGGCTCGGAGTACAGCTCAGAGATCATGAACCCTGACTACTCCAAGCTGACCATGGACCTGAGCAGTACTGAAATCACTGCCACTGCCACCACCTCCCTTCCCAGCTTCAGCACCTTTATGGAGGGTTACTCTAGCAGCTATGATCTCAAGCCTTCCTGCCTCTACCAAATGCAATCTGCCTCCTCCGGCCAGAGGCCCCTCATAAAGATGGAAGACACCCGGCTCTCCCCGTACCAACCCTCACTGCCACCCTCCACGGACGAGGGGATGCCCAGCACCTCCATGTACTTCAAGCAATCTCCACCCTCCACGCCCACCACGCCCGGCTTCCCCTCTCACCAGAGCCTGTGGGATGAGCCCCCATTGCAGCCCACGCAGAGCTGCTTGCCACCCGGCCACCTGATGGACGCTGCCCCCATGAAGACCGTGCCTCCCCGCTTCCCCCTCTTCCACTTTAAGCCCTCACCCCCCCACACGCCGCCCGCGGCCGCCCACATGTGCTACGACCCTGCCTCCCTGAGCCTGCCTCTGGGCTCCGACAGGCCGGCCACCAGCCAGCCACACATGGAGAGCCATCCTTACGGGCTGCACCTGGCCAAAAGACCAGCCACCTTAGCCTTCTCACCACTCGGCCTCAATGCAGCCGCCTCCAGCCTGATGGGGGagagcagcggcggcagcagcagtggCCTCCCGTCCCCACCCAGCCGGAGCTCCTCGTCCGGGGAAGGCACCTGCGCCGTCTGCGGGGACAATGCGGCCTGCCAGCACTACGGGGTACGGACATGCGAGGGCTGCAAGGGCTTTTTCAAGGTGAGAGCTCTGTGATTTTCCCCCTTCCCCAATTCCCCCAAgcctgccctggcaggctccTGGTCCTCCCCCAGCAGGGTGTGATGGACACCCACACAAAAATTTTTGAAAAAGGCCAAAGCAAGCCCTCTGTAGGATAAAATGATCAGCCGGTCTCAGCTGAGAGACATCCATGGCAGTGAGTTGCGCAAACCACATCCTCAGTCTGCCAGCATCCCTCAATGGAGCACAGGTCACCCCTGTCTATAAGCTCCATTTGTTCCACGTCGAAATGCACCTGGAGTACATCCAGTCTGGGTTTGACTTAGTCATTCGCTCCAATTAAACCTCATTTTCAAGCGAGGGAAGAAATCCAGGAATCAGAAAGTCCACTTGGTATTTTAGTTGGTGGCAGGGGTGCCATTGTTGTCCAGGGGGGATTGAGGTGAGGAGTGCTGTGGCATTGGCGCCAGGAGGAAAATGTTTTCACATGTGGGACAAACCCAAGTACTTCTGATTTTATTTGGTTGCTGCCTCGTTGTTACTCTTCAGCTCAGGAGCCCAGTGAGCCCTCAGCAGTGGGAAGCAGAGCTGTGACTAAGCCCTGCACAGGGTCCCCATGCCTGCTCTGTCATGGAGAAGGCTTTGCAGCTGAAGAGCAACATGAAAAACTTACACACGAGCCATTTCTCAGTGGAACTGAATACTCTCTGCTCTTAGATTTGGGTGCTTTGTAATTTCCTTCCAACAGACCGAGTTCAGATTCCAGTGTTATTTGAGAAATTTTAGCTTAAGTGAAGAACTTTTGGTAGGAGGGCTCTGGGCAGCAGCTTTAAGTTTTGGTACATTTGGGGTTGATTTGGTGTATTCCTTCCTGCAAAAACAGCAGTAATGCCCCTGTTCTGCTAAAAGATACGATGGAAACAAAAATAGTCCAAAAATAGCTGGTGGGGAGGGCTTACAACTTTTTTTAATTGTAGACGGAGCTGCTAATGTTACTGACTAATAATCCTTTGACAACGTGGTAAAATACACAAGTCTTATAAAACTCGGTtgttatttaaatataactaGAGAAGGAAACACAAATAACCTGGAAATAGCAACTCTCAAGAGCCCAATCCTACCTCTGTGGAAATCAATAGCATATCCTTGACTGGGAGCAGTATCTAGAGCTTATTCTGCAAAATTAAACAGTTTTCAGCTCCAAAATgcaatgaaaaatatttgctgtGTCTCTTATATTTAGTAGATTGAGGTTGTTATTTGAAAAGGAACACAAAAtatgaaataacatttttcaaTTAATTTAATTGCAGTGAAAGATCTAATATTGAATGTTGAGTTGATAAATTTGCTCCTGTTCTGTCGTCTTTCCTCTTAAAGTCTTTTTTTGGTGCAAAGTTATTTATTGATGTATCTTTGATTTTGAGTATGGAATACTTAACAGAATACATTTTTGCATCAATATTTGTTACATTCTCTCATGGTTTACCAGGTTTTTAGAAATTTGGAATTTACTATATAGTTTTAAGATAATTTTAGAGTTAATTAAATGCATATAAccacagtttttgttttgttttttcccagagaagGTTAGCTTTCCCAGAATATTTACCTAAACATATTTTGTAGGGATttctggtatttttatttttctccctggtGATTTTAATGGCTAACCAAACCAGTTATTGTGGTATTTGACTAACAATAGTGATAGCAAGAGAAGTACATCGCAGatcattttgattttattttaataaggtCAGCAATAATCAAGGGAATGaaccaagtagaaaattgttCCCAAAGGGATATTAAAAGCGGAGATAATCTAATCCCCAAAGGTAGATGCGATGACCTGGTAATTTCAGATATGATTTTATCATTCAAAGTTGCCTGTCTCCAGAGACTTGCTTCAGAACAATCCTAGATGATTTTCATTGTCAGCAGCTAACACTAATAAAATTGTTTTTCCTGGAGGCTAGTGTGTTAGGAAATTAATTTTATCTAATTATATGAATTGCACTGTCGCTTTTCATGTTGtaattaaaacacattttgtcAGGTTCTAAGTTGTTCAAGAAACAATCAGTTTACTATTTTTGTGTTGCATTTGCACAGAGAACAGTtcagaaaaatgcaaaatatgtttGTCTGGCAAATAAAAACTGTCCAGTGGACAAGAGACGTCGTAACAGATGCCAATACTGCCGGTTTCAGAAGTGTCTCAGTGTCGGCATGGTTAAAGAAGGTGAGGACTATTGCTGTTATTATCCCAGATGCTGAAATATTTCGCTTAAtgaatctgtgtgtgtgtatatgtggacATGGATGCCTTTACAATGAATTTTACAGTGATAAGATTCATAACTTACCCCAAAATGTGTGCATTTGTGTAATAATgtattgattttcttcttttcacccGTATTATCATATTTAGTCTTTAGACCCCAGAGTTCAAGAACAGCAAGGTCATGAGAGGATAATTTGACACTGGCCAAAATGTCTCCTTTATTAACTTTGAATGTTGCTCGATAATGCTGTTGGCTTCCCCCCTTATCTCACTGGGGGCTGCACTGGATTGTGTTCATTTTGACATAGAATCTTGTCTCATTCCCATAAGCTGATTGTAAATTTGCGATTAATTTAAATGGAAACAGGATCAACTCATTAGTCCCAATTCTGCAAATATTTAAGTATGTGAGTAATACTGTGTCAGCAGTCCCATTGCAAATACTGACATGGATAATATAACCTATATAGCATGACCATGATttttcagatgcttcaggaaagcTAAAATTACTTTGAATGAATGACTCTGCCATTTAAAATGTGCACCAATAGCAGGAACATTAGAATTTGTGTTTCacatttggttttctttcagcagtagagtgtctgtgtgtgtgtgcatgggcaCATAGATGTGCTGCAAAGCACGAACACTGGGAACACAGCTGGGCTTTAAGTAAGCAGCTACATTGCTGCTTACGATCATAAGTCTGATGCAATTTTGGTATCATTTGTGTTCCTTTGCAATCAAAGGCACCAAGAGCGTGTGCTGAAACTGGAGAACGCTCTTATTTTTGCTGGGCTGGCCACCATAAGAAAAGCAGGTGTTCATCCTGATCCGTGGTTTGCTGGTATCTTCACAACTAattccctttttttgtttgtttgttcttccccTAGTTGTCCGTACTGACAGCCTGAAAGGGAGAAGAGGTCGTCTGCCTTCCAAACCAAAGAGCCCCTTACAGCAAGAACCCTCTCAGCCCTCCCCGCCTTCTCCTCCCATCAACATGATGAACGCCCTTGTACGAGCTTTAACCGACTCCACGCCCAGGGAGCTTGACTATTCAAGAGTATGTCTCACTTTTGTTTGCTTCCTTGTTTTCCTCATAGGAATTATTTGTGAACTGAATTTCTACTTACCTGCTGGTTtgctaaaatgaaattaaatgtgaAATTCGGATGAGGGTGGAAGTTTGTCCAGCCAGCCATGTCGTTTCGTGGTAGGTGGACGATGAGGGGAAAGGAGGTGCAGTAGGAATGAGTCTTAGTAACTATTGGTTGTGAGAATATCAATCACAAAGTTGTTTGCAGTATATTCCATGGGTGAGTGAAAGTGAAAATGGGGGGATGAAAAGAGCATTCTTCTTGCAAAAGGCTGTGGCAAAATACAAGCAATTAGAATATGATCCCTCAAACTCAGGAGCAGTACTCATATATCCAGTATCTTAATTTCCAAGTTTGGAAGGGTAAAATGTAATAGCACTTCCCTAATATTCAGATATAAGGTTGCTCAAAGTAACACTGGAGGGATAGGGCCATTTGTACTGAAATCAATAGGAATTTTGCCATTATTTAAGTAGGACCAGAATCTGGCTTTGGATACCCCAGCATGAATATTTATTCAGTAAAACTGACATTTGTAAAACAaaccttttaaaatcaaaatcctaaaaaattatttcagtaaagctttttcAGAGATTATATATTTTTGTAACTTTGTTCTTTAATGTATCGTATTCACCATTTAAATATTCATGGAATATTTGGAAAGCTTAAAAAATTGCTCTATAGATATTAAAATATAGCATTGAAATAGCttgttaaatacatttttagGCAGGctgataaaggaaaagaaaaaatacagctaAGGAAAAGCAAGATGAGATTCCTCCTTCTTAATGAAATATGATAAAATCTGAGATTGTAAAAAATACAGCTGTACACAGACAACATCTACACTGGCCATTTATCACTTGTTGCTAAGTAATATTTAATACTAAAAATATTTGAttgtaatgaaataaaaattacattattttattttagaatatatgtacatatgtcatTTAGCAATTTTAAGAATGCCGTAACAACTTTTCTTCAAGCTAATCTGTAAGTAAATAATCATATAATTTTCCAAATTATTAAGAATATAACTGTTCAGTATACAATAGCCTTTTAGGGGAAGAATGCATTAGCTCTATTTACATGTATTTTAACTTAGCCAGCATGTCTCAGGGGGTCATTCTACAAATATCAAGGTGTGTGACAAGCTGTGCTCTTTGACAGAAATCCTTTGGGTTTCACAGAATTGCAGGGGTGTAATAGCCCAGGCCATGAAAGCAGTGTCTAACcttatctatttatctatttatttctctatttatttatttgtagatATGAAGTTCTTTTGCATTtacaaaaaaagaatgaaaactgtGTGTTTTTATGTGTCTTTTTTCTTTGTCCTGAGGTAATTACTTCTGTTTTTAAGTAAACAGCCTATAGGTTGAACTGTTGAACAATTCTATTGGGAATTGTAGGAAGCATATGACTGACAGTAAATTAATTTAGTCTTGGTAGCTAAATGTTTAAGTATCGTTGTCTGTCATGACATATATAATATCCAGGTTTTTCTTTACAATAAAATATGTAATAGTCTGTTATGCTAGGCACTgctgaaaagacaaaaatacactaaaataaaTTAGTAGATTCTTATGTTTTTAA from Patagioenas fasciata isolate bPatFas1 chromosome 2, bPatFas1.hap1, whole genome shotgun sequence harbors:
- the NR4A3 gene encoding nuclear receptor subfamily 4 group A member 3 isoform X2, with the protein product MELPPPRSLSEPGSEERPPPRPGSRPASAERSQPAPSPPPPPPAAASVRTSSPTIQRARYPPDMPCVQAQYSPSPPGSNYAAQTYAYGSEYSSEIMNPDYSKLTMDLSSTEITATATTSLPSFSTFMEGYSSSYDLKPSCLYQMQSASSGQRPLIKMEDTRLSPYQPSLPPSTDEGMPSTSMYFKQSPPSTPTTPGFPSHQSLWDEPPLQPTQSCLPPGHLMDAAPMKTVPPRFPLFHFKPSPPHTPPAAAHMCYDPASLSLPLGSDRPATSQPHMESHPYGLHLAKRPATLAFSPLGLNAAASSLMGESSGGSSSGLPSPPSRSSSSGEGTCAVCGDNAACQHYGVRTCEGCKGFFKRTVQKNAKYVCLANKNCPVDKRRRNRCQYCRFQKCLSVGMVKEVVRTDSLKGRRGRLPSKPKSPLQQEPSQPSPPSPPINMMNALVRALTDSTPRELDYSRYCSTDQAAAGTDAEHVQQFYNLLTASIDITRGWAEKIPGFIDLPKEDQTLLIESAFLELFVLRLSIRSDTAEDKFVFCNGLVLHRLQCLRGFGEWLDSIKDFSLNLKSLNLDISALASLSALTMITERHGLKEPKKVEELCNKITSSLKDHLTFSCQNKGQPLESAEPKVLGVLADLRSLCTLGLQRIFYLKLEDLVPAPSIIDRLFLDTLPF
- the NR4A3 gene encoding nuclear receptor subfamily 4 group A member 3 isoform X1 yields the protein MELPPPRSLSEPGSEERPPPRPGSRPASAERSQPAPSPPPPPPAAASVRTSSPTIQRARYPPDMPCVQAQYSPSPPGSNYAAQTYAYGSEYSSEIMNPDYSKLTMDLSSTEITATATTSLPSFSTFMEGYSSSYDLKPSCLYQMQSASSGQRPLIKMEDTRLSPYQPSLPPSTDEGMPSTSMYFKQSPPSTPTTPGFPSHQSLWDEPPLQPTQSCLPPGHLMDAAPMKTVPPRFPLFHFKPSPPHTPPAAAHMCYDPASLSLPLGSDRPATSQPHMESHPYGLHLAKRPATLAFSPLGLNAAASSLMGESSGGSSSGLPSPPSRSSSSGEGTCAVCGDNAACQHYGVRTCEGCKGFFKRTVQKNAKYVCLANKNCPVDKRRRNRCQYCRFQKCLSVGMVKEVVRTDSLKGRRGRLPSKPKSPLQQEPSQPSPPSPPINMMNALVRALTDSTPRELDYSRYCSTDQAAAGTDAEHVQQFYNLLTASIDITRGWAEKIPGFIDLPKEDQTLLIESAFLELFVLRLSIRSDTAEDKFVFCNGLVLHRLQCLRGFGEWLDSIKDFSLNLKSLNLDISALASLSALTMITAERHGLKEPKKVEELCNKITSSLKDHLTFSCQNKGQPLESAEPKVLGVLADLRSLCTLGLQRIFYLKLEDLVPAPSIIDRLFLDTLPF
- the NR4A3 gene encoding nuclear receptor subfamily 4 group A member 3 isoform X3; translation: MPCVQAQYSPSPPGSNYAAQTYAYGSEYSSEIMNPDYSKLTMDLSSTEITATATTSLPSFSTFMEGYSSSYDLKPSCLYQMQSASSGQRPLIKMEDTRLSPYQPSLPPSTDEGMPSTSMYFKQSPPSTPTTPGFPSHQSLWDEPPLQPTQSCLPPGHLMDAAPMKTVPPRFPLFHFKPSPPHTPPAAAHMCYDPASLSLPLGSDRPATSQPHMESHPYGLHLAKRPATLAFSPLGLNAAASSLMGESSGGSSSGLPSPPSRSSSSGEGTCAVCGDNAACQHYGVRTCEGCKGFFKRTVQKNAKYVCLANKNCPVDKRRRNRCQYCRFQKCLSVGMVKEVVRTDSLKGRRGRLPSKPKSPLQQEPSQPSPPSPPINMMNALVRALTDSTPRELDYSRYCSTDQAAAGTDAEHVQQFYNLLTASIDITRGWAEKIPGFIDLPKEDQTLLIESAFLELFVLRLSIRSDTAEDKFVFCNGLVLHRLQCLRGFGEWLDSIKDFSLNLKSLNLDISALASLSALTMITAERHGLKEPKKVEELCNKITSSLKDHLTFSCQNKGQPLESAEPKVLGVLADLRSLCTLGLQRIFYLKLEDLVPAPSIIDRLFLDTLPF